From one Gracilibacillus salinarum genomic stretch:
- a CDS encoding O-antigen ligase family protein codes for MFKKISWVNLYLILTAIINPLLAFAQPDLLIISVFLEFIILFTQKDNKIFNLWKIFILSSIYFGVSILGIKLYDIVLIIIVLSSLLGTLKSKMKLKKSIFIKHIEIYYFIIYLTCILIYQNSNSQEFMEYTRYIMSFLIVIIFAYSNLSVEYVKKLIKFTPVVAVKNFISGVLIFILSNVKGHELSTNSSWMNFKTHYNQGELRLVGFYSDPNKYYLFFIVTFLLIEMYKNALNTKLEHEKIIKTFLIVGIISSFSRTAIIIVILLVFTEILKLFIPQKFQKLKVVFYWLLALLFFLSIDILMEFMNKLLYNLTIVMGRESSLIYSSSIEESSRIIASKIALGSIKQNMFFGNGFFTWNELYYMPPHNTFIFILQDIGIVGLLLYFICIMSIRYYLRIEIIIALLILPSITLDLQNFRLLYFVLALSIFFRYENESVNNLRRRQ; via the coding sequence ATGTTTAAAAAAATAAGTTGGGTAAATTTATATTTAATATTAACTGCTATTATTAATCCATTACTTGCATTTGCGCAACCAGATCTATTAATTATTAGTGTCTTTCTTGAGTTTATTATCCTATTTACCCAAAAAGACAATAAAATATTTAACTTGTGGAAAATTTTTATCTTATCTAGTATTTACTTTGGTGTATCAATATTAGGCATCAAATTGTATGATATAGTTCTAATAATAATAGTATTAAGTAGTCTTCTAGGTACATTAAAAAGTAAAATGAAGTTAAAGAAGAGTATTTTCATTAAGCATATTGAGATATATTATTTTATAATTTATTTAACATGTATACTGATATATCAAAATAGCAATAGTCAAGAATTTATGGAATATACTAGATACATAATGTCATTCTTAATTGTAATTATATTTGCATATTCTAACTTGTCAGTTGAGTATGTTAAAAAATTGATAAAATTCACACCTGTAGTAGCAGTGAAAAATTTTATTAGTGGTGTGCTAATATTCATATTATCTAATGTAAAAGGACATGAGTTATCAACCAACAGTAGTTGGATGAATTTCAAAACGCATTATAATCAAGGGGAATTAAGATTAGTTGGTTTTTATTCAGATCCTAATAAGTATTACCTTTTTTTTATAGTGACCTTTTTACTAATTGAGATGTATAAAAATGCTCTAAATACAAAGCTAGAGCATGAAAAGATAATTAAAACTTTTCTGATAGTAGGTATAATATCTTCTTTCTCTAGAACTGCTATAATTATTGTTATATTGCTAGTTTTTACAGAAATACTAAAATTATTCATACCTCAGAAATTTCAAAAATTGAAGGTAGTATTTTATTGGTTACTAGCTCTATTATTTTTTTTAAGCATAGATATTTTAATGGAATTTATGAATAAACTTTTGTACAACCTTACTATCGTTATGGGGAGAGAATCTTCTTTGATTTATTCATCCTCCATCGAAGAAAGTTCTAGGATTATTGCTTCAAAGATAGCATTAGGATCAATAAAACAAAATATGTTTTTTGGTAACGGCTTTTTTACATGGAACGAGTTATATTATATGCCTCCACATAATACCTTTATATTTATACTTCAAGATATTGGAATAGTAGGGCTTTTACTTTATTTTATTTGTATCATGAGTATTAGGTATTATTTGCGTATCGAGATTATTATAGCACTTCTAATTTTACCTAGTATAACTTTAGATTTGCAAAACTTTAGGCTTTTGTATTTTGTATTAGCGTTAAGCATTTTTTTTCGTTATGAAAATGAATCAGTGAACAACTTAAGACGAAGGCAATAA
- a CDS encoding glycosyltransferase family 4 protein, whose protein sequence is MDNCTKLVILTKYFGNNFTGANIATHEIVKRIERDFGEVVVFTKHEGSYDMEDISINKYTNLFELIKSLSFFKKNHNNFICYSDDHFGFIFKLLNIPYFHTYHGNWPDAKRINLTHYLKSFYYRPLYNLTLRNAKKVVNVSYYMDAFVRKLNSNTVVIRNGLGLSSEKKNVKTKEIAAGGKLNIVMIGNIDKRKYSLATRLFKCFENKFKGKVTVDIYGTAQDNSLVDEIYQYNFVKIKGFDPNIDFQEYDLLISTSKSENLSIAMCEALASGLPVITFNIGGLNEIVKNGENGFTIPRYDIKSMFDQINLIQEKGYDFVFSEIELSQYDWDKAANQYLKNFKM, encoded by the coding sequence TTGGATAATTGTACAAAACTAGTAATATTAACAAAGTATTTCGGTAATAATTTCACAGGTGCGAATATTGCTACTCATGAGATTGTTAAAAGGATTGAAAGGGATTTTGGTGAAGTCGTAGTATTTACAAAACATGAAGGAAGTTATGATATGGAAGATATCAGCATTAATAAGTATACAAATTTATTTGAATTAATAAAGTCATTAAGTTTTTTTAAAAAGAACCATAATAATTTTATTTGTTATTCTGATGATCACTTTGGCTTCATATTTAAGCTATTGAATATTCCATACTTTCATACTTATCATGGTAATTGGCCAGATGCAAAGAGGATTAACTTGACGCATTATCTAAAATCATTTTATTACAGACCACTATATAATTTGACATTAAGGAATGCAAAAAAAGTTGTGAACGTATCGTATTATATGGATGCTTTTGTTAGAAAATTAAATTCTAACACTGTAGTTATACGGAATGGTTTAGGATTATCTTCAGAAAAAAAAAATGTTAAAACAAAGGAAATTGCCGCTGGGGGCAAACTTAACATAGTAATGATAGGTAATATTGATAAAAGAAAATATAGTTTAGCTACACGATTGTTTAAATGTTTTGAAAATAAATTCAAAGGAAAAGTTACTGTCGATATATATGGTACAGCACAAGATAATTCATTGGTTGATGAAATTTATCAATACAATTTTGTGAAAATAAAAGGGTTTGATCCAAATATCGATTTTCAAGAATATGATTTGTTAATATCAACTTCTAAGAGTGAAAATTTGTCAATTGCTATGTGTGAAGCTTTAGCATCTGGATTACCTGTAATTACATTTAATATAGGTGGGCTAAATGAGATTGTTAAGAATGGTGAGAATGGGTTTACTATACCTAGATATGATATAAAATCAATGTTTGACCAGATAAACTTAATACAAGAAAAAGGATACGATTTTGTTTTCTCGGAAATTGAGTTATCACAATACGACTGGGATAAAGCGGCAAACCAATATTTGAAAAATTTCAAGATGTAG
- a CDS encoding glycosyltransferase, with amino-acid sequence MNVGGFLRICVTGPVNTNQSFGGVAIFTESLADAFKELGHEVLIVTDYSETKETIKNSSIISVGKKSMRKNLFMHYKLRKKIIEFSPNILISSLEYGFVNSFIKKNIDNCTTIHYLHAFPSIRRKLIDAFFLFLGSKMISSKSDFVISNSGLTSVINSEIFNTKSDCIINVGLGYDFIENLKESNVKKTPSNNEFNILYAGRLVKEKNVDFIIKGFESATREIKDKVVKLNIVGDGPEKTNLHELVRNLGIETKVVFHGKVDPQKITNFYLESNLFISLNPHEPYGIVYLEALTSGCKIICPMTGGQMDTLIDYREYVNVVNPYDSNDISKAIFNTIYDNNIINEPQKLIANFSYIEVAKQIEFFIKKQIKIKSLE; translated from the coding sequence ATGAATGTAGGTGGTTTTTTGAGAATATGTGTTACAGGGCCAGTAAACACTAATCAAAGTTTTGGTGGTGTTGCAATTTTTACAGAGTCACTAGCTGATGCCTTTAAAGAGTTAGGACACGAAGTACTAATTGTTACTGATTATTCAGAAACTAAGGAAACTATTAAAAACTCTTCTATTATATCAGTGGGAAAAAAGTCAATGAGAAAAAATCTATTTATGCATTATAAACTAAGGAAAAAAATTATTGAGTTTTCACCCAATATATTAATTTCATCACTAGAATATGGTTTTGTTAATTCATTTATTAAAAAAAATATAGATAATTGTACGACTATCCATTACCTTCATGCATTTCCTTCTATAAGGAGAAAACTAATAGATGCTTTTTTTCTCTTTTTAGGAAGTAAAATGATTTCTAGCAAATCGGACTTTGTTATATCTAATAGTGGATTAACTTCAGTTATAAATTCTGAAATTTTTAATACAAAGTCTGATTGTATTATAAATGTTGGATTGGGTTATGATTTCATTGAGAATTTAAAAGAATCTAATGTTAAAAAGACTCCATCTAATAATGAATTTAATATTCTATATGCTGGAAGATTAGTAAAAGAAAAAAATGTAGATTTTATAATTAAAGGTTTTGAAAGTGCTACTAGAGAAATCAAGGATAAGGTTGTTAAATTGAATATTGTGGGCGACGGACCTGAAAAAACAAATCTACATGAGTTAGTTAGAAATTTAGGAATTGAAACCAAGGTGGTATTTCATGGGAAAGTTGATCCACAGAAAATAACAAATTTCTATTTGGAATCAAATTTATTTATTTCATTAAATCCTCATGAACCATATGGAATAGTATATTTAGAAGCGTTAACTTCTGGTTGCAAAATTATATGCCCAATGACAGGAGGTCAAATGGATACTCTGATTGATTATAGAGAATATGTGAACGTTGTTAATCCATATGATTCTAATGATATTTCTAAAGCAATTTTCAATACAATATATGATAATAATATTATTAATGAACCACAGAAGCTTATTGCTAACTTTTCATATATAGAAGTTGCAAAACAAATTGAATTTTTTATTAAGAAGCAAATTAAAATCAAAAGTCTAGAGTAA